The Cololabis saira isolate AMF1-May2022 chromosome 20, fColSai1.1, whole genome shotgun sequence genome includes a window with the following:
- the adgra3 gene encoding LOW QUALITY PROTEIN: adhesion G protein-coupled receptor A3 (The sequence of the model RefSeq protein was modified relative to this genomic sequence to represent the inferred CDS: deleted 1 base in 1 codon) has product MRGCWLQPALVLLALLASACLGSGGGGAPFPCKSSEERPRSPKSPKSLSSSPDQKVVCSSTELHQVLPPESLPNRTVTLILNNNKIQEIRKGSFFGLSVLEKLDLRSNMISRIDPGAFLGLPALKRLDLSNNSIGCLNAEIFKGLASLIRLNLSGNIFSSLTPGTFDSLVSLKALDFQTPYLLCDCNLSWLLRWIKERNIAVKNTKCSYPQSLQGQLITSIRPELLTCDAPLELPSFQLTPSQGQVVFQGDSLPFQCQASLVADDMQVLWYQNGRMVKPDATQGIFIEKRIVQNCSLIASALTISNIQPGFTGNWECRVWTSRGNTTRTVQIVVLQSSAKYCAPERVSNNRGEFRWPRTLAGIRAYLPCNRLPSSAGTYMGSSGEEQQAWRYCSREGLWTEEDYSHCQFQKDVTRFLYVINQMPLNESNVVTKARRLLLYTIDAANFSDKMDIIFVAEMIEKFGKFVEKFKDLGEVMVSMASNLMLADERVLWMAQREALACTRIIACLQKIAVYRLATAQAFSLTSPNIALEAHTIKANDWNGMNCMLFQRASPERTPGQDRQLTFKCNTTSSFTSIFYKSTVFEASLQLPQSLFTQTAVPGQADDSIYKLHLLGFRNGKFFPSTGNTSQLADGGKRRSVATPVIMAKIDGMSLRVLKTPINVTLRRFARGSDAVSACWNFSLAGGQGGWKTEGCRILDHHDNFTTISCNSLGNYGLLMDLSGVEYFSPSIQPLHPVIYATTITLLLCLLAIIISYIYHHRSVHVSRKFWHMLVNLCFHISLTCGVFVGGINQTRYASVCQAVGILLHYSTLATALWVGVTVRNIYKQMTRKAKRYEELDEPPPPPRPMLRFYLIGGGIPIIVCGITAAANIKNYGSQTNAPYCWMAWEPSIGAFYGPAGFIIFVDCMYFLSILLQLRRHPERRYELKESTEEQQHLPSAVSEVGPGGPGGPGGPGGHCHPVTLQLQPHEASSSIVSSPHAVPLSALENEHTFAAQLMGAAGALGLYTALWVFGAMAVSQDHPFDLAFTCLFGVAALALGAFMVAHHCVNRQDMRRYWSQACCSGRRAYSAQEDALLPQPGMAMTSAAGSDSKADGESIKCGHSSADSSYTNKTAPSMRNSPHGSKLTNLHAEAAQCKSASAPVITTGTVVLDNSLTEHSLDNEIKMHVAPVEVQFRPLSNINGHAGRHHKNRARAHRASRLTVLREYAYDVPTSVEGSVQSAPHRRHHHYDMAARNSRRAAYMAYRERHQSQVQQDSSDSTSLPRRSRHSDKGGGGVPGNGTAGTAGAAEAEQAVAPGGSSLEKDCSLVRPPGGTELEGPNKSYGLNLITQNGGSLKENGQAVPLISGDNAASKKNSLWKHETTV; this is encoded by the exons AGACCTATCCAACAACAGTATTGGCTGTCTTAACGCAGAGATCTTCAAGGGCCTCGCCAGTCTGATCCGCCT AAACCTTTCAGGAAACATATTCTCATCATTGACTCCAGGAACCTTCGACAGCCTGGTGTCTCTGAAGGCACT AGACTTTCAGACACCGTACCTGCTGTGTGACTGCAACCTTTCATGGCTGCTGCGTTGGATCAAAGAGAGAAACATTGCTGTGAAGAACACTAAGTGCTCGTACCCACAGTCTCTCCAGGGTCAGCTCATAACCTCCATCAGGCCAGAGCTCCTCACCTGTG ATGCTCCACTTGAACTGCCCTCGTTCCAGCTGACTCCCTCCCAGGGTCAGGTTGTGTTTCAAGGGGACAGCCTGCCCTTCCAGTGTCAGGCTTCCCTGGTGGCCGACGACATGCAGGTGCTGTGGTACCAGAACGGCCGCATGGTCAAGCCGGATGCCACTCAAGGAATCTTCATCGAAAAGCGCATCGTGCAGAACTGCTCTCTGATTGCGAG CGCATTGACCATCTCCAACATCCAGCCGGGTTTTACTGGGAATTGGGAGTGTCGGGTGTGGACTAGCAGGGGCAACACCACCAGGACCGTCCAAATCGTGGTCTTGCAGAGTTCAGCCAAGTATTGTGCCCCTGAACGCGTCTCCAACAACAGGGGAGAGTTCAG ATGGCCGCGTACTCTGGCAGGAATCAGGGCGTACCTCCCCTGCAACAGACTGCCGTCGAGTGCGGGCACCTACATGGGCAGCTCTGGCGAAGAGCAGCAGGCGTGGCGGTACTGCAGCCGCGAGGGGCTGTGGACGGAGGAGGACTACTCCCACTGCCAGTTTCAGAAGGACGTCACCCGATTTCTCTACGTCATCAACCAG ATGCCTCTAAACGAGAGCAATGTCGTCACCAAAGCACGGCGCTTGCTGCTCTACACGATAGACGCCGCCAACTTCTCAGACAAGATGGACATTATCTTTGTGGCTGAGATGATCGAGAAGTTCGGCAAgtttgtggagaagtttaaagat CTGGGTGAGGTTATGGTCAGCATGGCCAGTAACTTGATGCTCGCTGACGAGAGAGTTCTGTGGATGGCCCAGCGTGAAGCCCTGGCCTGCACCCGCATCATCGCCTGCCTCCAGAAGATCGCCGTCTACCGCCTGGCTACAGCTCAGGCCTTCTCTCTG ACCTCCCCCAACATCGCGCTGGAGGCCCACACCATCAAGGCCAACGACTGGAACGGCATGAACTGCATGTTGTTCCAGAGGGCC AGCCCCGAGCGCACGCCGGGCCAAGACCGCCAACTCACCTTCAAATGTAACACGACCAGCTCCTTCACCAGCATCTTCTACAAG AGCACTGTGTTTGAGGCCTCCCTGCAGCTTCCACAGTCTCTCTTCACCCAGACTGCGGTCCCGGGGCAGGCAGACGACTCCATCTACAAACTGCACCTCCTGGGTTTCCGCAACGGCAAGTTCTTCCCCTCCACTGGCAACACCTCCCAGCTGGCTGATGGAGGAAAGAGGAGGAGTGTGGCCACCCCTGTCATCATGGCCAAAATAG ACGGCATGTCCCTGCGCGTGCTGAAGACCCCCATTAACGTCACCCTCCGGCGGTTTGCACGGGGCTCAGACGCCGTGTCTGCCTGCTGGAACTTCAGCCTGGCGGGAGGTCAGGGGGGGTGGAAGACCGAGGGCTGCCGCATCCTGGACCATCACGACAATTTCACCACCATATCGTGCAACTCTCTGGGCAACTATGGTCTCCTCATG GACCTCAGCGGTGTGGAGTATTTCTCTCCGAGCATCCAGCCTCTGCACCCGGTCATCTACGCCACAACTATCACACTGCTCCTCTGCCTTCTCGCCATTATTATTAGCTATATCTATCATCACAG GTCTGTCCATGTGAGCCGCAAGTTTTGGCACATGCTGGTCAACCTCTGCTTCCACATCTCCCTCACCTGCGGGGTTTTCGTTGGCGGCATCAATCAGACGCGATACGCAAGCGTCTGCCAAGCT GTGGGCATTTTGCTGCACTACTCCACTTTGGCCACCGCTCTATGGGTGGGTGTGACCGTGCGCAACATTTACAAACAGATGACACGCAAGGCGAAGCGCTACGAGGAACTGGACGAGCCACCGCCCCCGCCGAGGCCCATGCTTAG GTTCTACTTGATCGGCGGAGGGATACCCATCATTGTCTGTGGGATCACGGCAGCAGCCAACATCAAAAACTACGGCAGCCAGACAAACGCGCCATA CTGCTGGATGGCATGGGAGCCGAGCATCGGGGCCTTTTACGGCCCGGCTGGATTCATCATCTTCGTGGACTGCATGTACTTCCTCAGCATCCTCCTCCAGCTGCGCCGACACCCTGAACGGCGTTACGAGCTGAAGGAGTCGACTGAAGAACAGCAGCACCTTCCTTCAGCCGTCAGCGAGGTCGGACCCGGTGGCCCCGGTGGTCCTGGTGGCCCCGGTGGCCACTGCCACCCCGTCACCCTGCAGCTCCAGCCACACGAGGCTTCCTCCTCCATAGTGTCGTCCCCCCACGCCGTGCCCCTGTCCGCCCTGGAGAACGAGCACACCTTTGCCGCCCAGCTGATGGGCGCGGCGGGGGCCCTGGGGCTCTACACGGCTCTCTGGGTGTTCGGGGCCATGGCCGTGTCGCAGGACCACCCCTTCGACCTGGCCTTCACCTGCCTGTTCGGGGTGGCCGCGCTGGCCCTGGGGGCCTTCATGGTGGCGCATCACTGCGTCAACCGGCAGGACATGAGGCGCTACTGGTCGCAGGCCTGCTGCTCCGGGAGGAGAGCGTACTCTGCCCAGGAGGACGCCCTGCTGCCTCAGCCCGGCATGGCCATGACGTCGGCGGCCGGCTCCGACAGCAAGGCGGACGGGGAGTCTATAAAGTGCGGCCACAGCAGCGCAGACTCCTCCTACACCAATAAGACCGCCCCGAGCATGCGCAACTCCCCGCACGGCAGCAAGCTGACCAATCTGCACGCAGAGGCGGCGCAGTGCAAGTCTGCGTCAGCGCCGGTCATCACCACGGGCACCGTCGTCTTGGACAACAGTCTGACCGAACATTCGCTCGACAATGAGATCAAAATGCACGTGGCGCCGGTGGAGGTGCAGTTCCGCCCGCTGAGCAACATCAACGGACACGCGGGCAGGCATCACAAGAACCGAGCGCGGGCGCACAGGGCCAGCAGACTGACGGTGCTGCGGGAGTACGCCTACGACGTGCCCACCAGCGTGGAGGGCAGCGTGCAGAGCGCCCCGCACCGGCGGCACCATCATTACGACATGGCGGCTCGCAACAGCCGGCGGGCGGCGTACATGGCCTACAGGGAGCGCCACCAGAGCCAGGTGCAGCAGGACAGCAGCGACAGCACCAGCCTGCCTCGCCGCTCACGCCACTCCGATAAAGGCGGCGGTGGCGTCCCGGGGAACGGGACGGCGGGGACGGCGGGGGCTGCAGAGGCGGAGCAGGCCGTCGCTCCCGGAGGCTCCAGTTTGGAAAAAGACTGCAGCCTCGTACGGCCGCCTGGCGGCACAGAACTGGAAGGCCCGAATAAGTCGTACGGGCTCAATCTCATCACTCAGAATGGTGGCTCACTGAAAGAAAACGGACAAGCGGTGCCTTTAATTAGCGGCGACAATGCAGCCAGTAAAAAGAACAGCCTGTGGAAACATGAAACTACTGTGTAG